A DNA window from Paenibacillus sp. HWE-109 contains the following coding sequences:
- a CDS encoding DUF817 domain-containing protein — protein sequence MKSIIQLVHFGYHQSMSCIFPVAIFGTLALSNVIAVPFLHRYDAILLILLGVQYFMYRSGLETVDEIKVICVFHFIGLMLEIYKVGMGSWSYPEPGYTKLFGVPLYSGFMYASVASFMCQVWRRLRMDMTGWPGLKSSALLGGAIYFNFFTHHFIPDFRWWLTALVFIIFRKTQIIYRVRTITYRMPLTISFIIVGFFIWLAENIATFFDAWKYPDQHQTWHLVSFSKISSWFLLVIISVILVAQLKKVKANRTRSDSF from the coding sequence TTGAAATCAATCATTCAACTAGTACATTTTGGCTATCATCAGTCGATGAGCTGTATATTCCCTGTTGCGATCTTTGGAACTTTAGCCCTCTCTAATGTAATAGCGGTACCTTTCCTTCATCGTTATGATGCTATTCTACTTATATTGCTTGGCGTGCAATACTTCATGTACCGCAGCGGATTAGAGACAGTTGATGAAATCAAAGTGATCTGTGTATTTCACTTCATTGGATTGATGTTGGAAATATATAAGGTAGGGATGGGATCATGGTCTTATCCTGAGCCAGGGTATACGAAGTTGTTCGGTGTCCCGCTCTATAGCGGATTTATGTATGCAAGTGTAGCAAGCTTCATGTGTCAGGTGTGGCGGAGACTGCGGATGGACATGACTGGCTGGCCTGGTCTTAAGTCTTCAGCTTTATTGGGCGGTGCGATCTATTTCAACTTTTTTACCCATCATTTTATTCCTGATTTTCGTTGGTGGTTGACGGCACTTGTCTTTATTATCTTCCGGAAAACACAGATCATCTACCGGGTAAGAACGATCACGTATCGTATGCCTTTAACGATCTCTTTTATTATTGTAGGTTTCTTTATTTGGTTAGCAGAAAATATCGCAACATTTTTTGATGCGTGGAAATATCCTGATCAACACCAAACTTGGCATTTAGTTAGTTTCAGCAAAATCAGCTCATGGTTCCTTCTGGTGATTATTAGCGTTATCCTTGTTGCCCAACTTAAAAAGGTTAAAGCTAATCGGACAAGGAGCGATTCCTTCTAG
- a CDS encoding extracellular solute-binding protein, producing the protein MQRKQISLTVLATIVGLGTLLSGCGDQEKVKPAASSSPQSEANKFANKMKITMFNQGTFNAAAPIPPREEDIQRQMLEKAVNIDLDMMIPQAGQATTKLNTLIAGGDIPDLLFLKSRSDLAQYYDQGVLADLTPYLDQFPELKKRFANDSWEAMSYQGKTIGVPGYDNVNGISRSFFIRNDWLKKLNLNVPTTPDELFEVMKAFTEKDPDGNGKNDTYGFIGGMNKEGNLQTYGFDSLMWMFGVNPPSAIDVKDNKPVYLFIDPKMKEALAYINKMMTAKVVDPDWVTMNTPDLLDQKLFKGKVGFMIRDARRLEPDYQQKMKEIGGEVPEWIVIPPMKGPYGDQIVERKSFQGNSWAISKKADKEKIIRILSMLEYLFTDKDAYPNFAYGIKGIHWDIVDGKVKNKNSELSKEMKEKYLWVDHYRMPRRGDDAEYFSFQNPKTAEAFTNNQKYVGLTLPGNLLTADPSDTLAADRTRFINESLVKFMTGKDPLTNWDNFLKTLDTKFDMAKYKETAIKQFKEAGLIK; encoded by the coding sequence ATGCAACGTAAACAGATTTCACTTACCGTTCTGGCAACTATCGTAGGACTGGGAACGCTATTGTCAGGATGTGGAGACCAAGAAAAAGTGAAGCCGGCAGCTTCAAGCAGCCCTCAATCCGAGGCTAACAAGTTTGCGAACAAAATGAAAATCACGATGTTTAACCAAGGTACTTTCAACGCTGCTGCTCCGATACCTCCACGGGAAGAAGATATTCAACGTCAAATGTTGGAAAAGGCAGTGAACATCGATCTGGATATGATGATTCCTCAAGCGGGGCAAGCAACAACCAAACTGAACACGCTCATAGCAGGCGGGGATATTCCAGATTTGCTCTTCTTGAAAAGTCGTTCCGATCTAGCGCAGTATTACGACCAAGGTGTCCTTGCGGATCTGACTCCGTACTTGGACCAATTTCCTGAATTAAAGAAGCGTTTCGCTAATGACTCTTGGGAAGCGATGTCCTATCAAGGAAAAACGATAGGTGTTCCAGGTTATGATAATGTGAACGGTATCAGCCGAAGCTTCTTCATCCGCAACGATTGGCTCAAAAAGTTGAATTTGAACGTACCGACAACTCCTGACGAGTTGTTCGAAGTGATGAAAGCCTTTACGGAGAAAGACCCGGACGGAAACGGCAAAAACGATACGTACGGATTCATCGGCGGTATGAATAAAGAAGGCAATTTGCAAACTTACGGCTTCGATAGCTTGATGTGGATGTTCGGCGTCAATCCTCCCTCAGCCATTGATGTAAAAGACAATAAACCGGTTTACCTGTTTATCGATCCGAAAATGAAGGAAGCGCTCGCTTACATCAATAAAATGATGACAGCCAAAGTTGTGGACCCTGACTGGGTGACGATGAATACGCCCGATTTGTTGGATCAAAAGTTATTCAAAGGAAAAGTGGGTTTCATGATCAGAGATGCCCGCAGACTAGAACCGGACTATCAGCAGAAAATGAAAGAAATTGGCGGAGAGGTGCCGGAGTGGATCGTCATTCCTCCAATGAAAGGGCCTTACGGCGATCAAATCGTAGAGAGAAAATCATTCCAAGGCAATTCATGGGCTATTTCCAAGAAAGCGGACAAGGAGAAAATTATTCGAATCTTGTCTATGCTGGAATATCTCTTTACGGACAAAGATGCCTATCCGAATTTCGCATACGGGATCAAAGGGATTCATTGGGATATCGTGGATGGCAAGGTTAAAAATAAAAACTCTGAATTATCGAAGGAAATGAAAGAGAAGTACCTATGGGTCGATCATTATAGAATGCCGCGTCGTGGCGATGATGCTGAGTACTTCAGCTTCCAGAACCCGAAGACGGCAGAAGCGTTCACCAACAACCAGAAATATGTGGGGCTTACTTTACCCGGAAATTTATTGACAGCAGACCCAAGTGATACTTTGGCAGCAGATCGCACACGGTTCATTAATGAAAGCTTAGTTAAATTCATGACAGGCAAAGACCCTCTGACCAACTGGGATAATTTCCTCAAAACGTTGGATACCAAGTTTGACATGGCGAAATATAAGGAAACAGCAATCAAGCAATTTAAAGAAGCAGGCCTAATCAAGTAA
- a CDS encoding FMN-binding negative transcriptional regulator produces the protein MYIPSHFEMTDVTTACNMMRENSFATLFSQHAGAPYATHLPLILDKEIKYLYGHFARLNPQWKDIDKQVVLAVFHGPHCYISPSWYETNKAVPTWNYVTVHVYGEIELIEDENELMNCLHDMVVKYEAPNSSYSLQHLDKEFLSGLNKGVQGFKLKINKIEGKAKLSQNHSLHRQELVIQQLEQIPKTDERKISSLMKGNLKDNKEV, from the coding sequence TTGTATATTCCGTCCCATTTTGAAATGACAGATGTAACTACCGCTTGCAACATGATGAGAGAAAATAGCTTCGCAACTTTGTTTTCTCAACATGCTGGTGCGCCATACGCGACTCATTTACCATTGATTTTAGATAAAGAAATCAAGTACTTATACGGACATTTTGCTCGTCTAAATCCTCAATGGAAAGATATTGATAAACAAGTTGTATTGGCAGTATTTCATGGTCCTCATTGTTACATCTCACCTTCATGGTATGAGACCAATAAAGCCGTTCCGACTTGGAACTACGTCACCGTTCATGTTTATGGCGAAATAGAACTCATAGAGGATGAGAATGAACTCATGAATTGCCTGCATGACATGGTAGTAAAGTATGAAGCGCCTAATAGCTCATATAGCTTGCAGCATTTAGACAAAGAGTTTCTGAGCGGGTTAAACAAAGGCGTTCAAGGATTTAAATTGAAGATCAACAAGATCGAAGGGAAAGCAAAGTTAAGTCAGAATCACTCCTTACATCGGCAAGAACTAGTTATTCAGCAACTGGAGCAAATTCCCAAAACGGATGAACGTAAAATTTCTTCTTTAATGAAAGGAAATTTGAAAGATAATAAAGAGGTATAA
- a CDS encoding MarR family transcriptional regulator, translating to MINHAEKQKKDRLIKEVLKTVNGLQHKFQAEDDEEKQWLVQNSPTPAIAELMKELTVMMLHVLDAIGKLEPVNGITISKQFGFSKGNVSKITRKLLDKQIIFIEYLPDNKKEILFRTTSLGKEIYRLHLALHQQIDLGVNKFLQRYNEDELQFLITTLHETLQASWIHSESSTVQDTDKLLPSVTVAEEMNEVIAMLDKLDSRSLKKAKAILNDVFFTEYEDYG from the coding sequence ATGATCAACCATGCGGAAAAACAAAAGAAAGACCGCTTAATCAAAGAAGTATTGAAAACTGTGAATGGATTACAACATAAATTCCAGGCGGAAGATGACGAAGAGAAACAGTGGCTAGTCCAGAATAGCCCTACTCCTGCTATTGCTGAGTTGATGAAAGAATTGACTGTTATGATGCTGCATGTGCTGGATGCAATTGGTAAGCTTGAGCCCGTTAACGGTATAACAATCTCCAAGCAATTCGGCTTTTCCAAAGGGAATGTCTCTAAAATCACGAGGAAACTGCTGGACAAACAAATCATCTTTATTGAATACCTTCCCGATAACAAAAAGGAAATTCTGTTTCGTACCACATCACTTGGCAAGGAAATTTATCGTTTGCATCTAGCCTTGCATCAGCAAATTGATCTTGGGGTCAATAAATTCTTGCAACGGTACAACGAAGATGAATTGCAATTTCTCATCACAACCCTTCACGAAACTTTGCAGGCATCATGGATTCATTCGGAGTCAAGCACTGTGCAAGACACTGACAAGCTCCTTCCTTCTGTAACGGTTGCTGAAGAAATGAACGAAGTCATCGCGATGCTCGATAAGTTGGATTCCCGCAGCTTAAAGAAAGCAAAAGCGATTCTTAACGATGTTTTTTTTACAGAATATGAGGATTACGGATGA
- a CDS encoding response regulator transcription factor, with protein sequence MMAREYTCFIVDDEDLIIQRLELFFSELSEKERRFHLVGKANNGLKGIEEILRLKPDIVISDIVMPKMDGISMIEQLKPELPNTQYILLTAYSSFEYAQRAIHANVLEYIVKVPLREADLNRALDKAAGIWDEIKKKEEEFQSLNVSVLENKYRVRKQFFNELIRGEIPSHRASDFANRMQFHFFQANYCCFIVEMNLYESFRHEYSAVDQNILKYAITNVIEETVMNCGRGVAVDLSDNRFIGFLSWENSRSDMDTEYACQTLGSQIVSHLQQYLNQRVSVAFGGPHRGWEAIKQAYTEAQHVSEDFYYHTEKAVKTPAHRLHYSNDKKEEFQQKLADLLAWLQRKVSKEELEKEFTALNQFVSDHKIHKSIMAPMLRDLYRAIAAKFKSGNMLTTDVAEFPIEFMSFWEQLAYIGDFTFEYVHAGQLIHRAEIMSAMRFIEKNLKQRLTLEAIAEEVNLAPSYFSSLFKKTMNEGVISYINRKKIQLALELLNVQDYSLLELCEEVGIVNEGYFCKLFKEYTGDTPKQYRIKMTRYETK encoded by the coding sequence ATGATGGCGAGAGAGTACACCTGCTTCATCGTTGATGATGAAGACCTAATCATCCAAAGATTGGAACTGTTTTTTAGCGAGCTTTCCGAGAAGGAAAGACGGTTCCATTTGGTGGGCAAAGCGAATAACGGGTTGAAGGGGATCGAGGAGATTCTACGGCTTAAACCGGATATCGTCATCTCTGATATCGTCATGCCTAAGATGGATGGAATCTCCATGATCGAGCAGTTAAAGCCGGAGCTACCCAACACCCAATACATTCTACTGACCGCCTATTCGTCATTTGAATACGCGCAGCGAGCTATCCATGCCAACGTTTTGGAGTACATCGTTAAGGTTCCTTTGCGGGAAGCGGATTTGAATCGGGCTTTGGATAAGGCAGCCGGAATTTGGGATGAGATTAAGAAAAAAGAAGAGGAATTTCAATCTCTGAACGTATCCGTTCTTGAAAATAAATATAGAGTCCGCAAGCAATTTTTTAACGAGCTGATCCGAGGAGAAATCCCGTCACATCGGGCATCCGATTTCGCCAATCGGATGCAGTTTCATTTCTTTCAAGCCAATTATTGCTGCTTTATTGTTGAAATGAATCTGTATGAGAGTTTCCGCCATGAATATTCAGCGGTTGACCAAAACATCTTGAAGTATGCGATTACGAATGTAATCGAAGAAACGGTGATGAATTGCGGCAGGGGGGTAGCTGTGGATCTATCCGATAATCGTTTTATTGGCTTTCTTTCCTGGGAGAATAGTCGCAGTGATATGGATACGGAGTACGCTTGCCAGACACTCGGGAGTCAGATCGTGTCCCATTTGCAGCAATATTTGAATCAAAGGGTATCGGTAGCTTTTGGCGGTCCGCACCGAGGTTGGGAAGCCATCAAACAAGCTTACACGGAAGCTCAACATGTGAGCGAGGATTTCTATTATCATACAGAGAAAGCAGTGAAGACACCCGCGCATCGGTTGCATTACAGCAATGACAAAAAGGAGGAATTCCAGCAGAAACTGGCTGATTTACTAGCTTGGCTGCAAAGAAAGGTTTCCAAGGAAGAGCTGGAGAAAGAATTTACTGCTTTAAACCAATTTGTTTCAGATCATAAAATCCATAAGTCTATTATGGCACCTATGCTTCGAGACTTGTACAGAGCCATTGCGGCGAAATTTAAATCGGGGAACATGTTGACCACAGATGTGGCAGAGTTTCCAATCGAGTTCATGTCATTTTGGGAACAGCTTGCGTATATTGGCGATTTCACATTCGAATATGTACACGCAGGCCAACTCATACATCGGGCAGAAATCATGAGTGCCATGCGATTTATCGAGAAAAATCTGAAGCAGCGTTTAACGTTGGAGGCTATTGCCGAGGAAGTGAATTTAGCACCGTCGTATTTCAGCAGTCTATTCAAAAAGACAATGAACGAAGGCGTTATCAGTTACATCAATCGTAAAAAAATTCAATTGGCTCTTGAGCTGTTAAACGTTCAGGATTATTCTTTATTGGAATTGTGCGAGGAAGTAGGGATTGTTAACGAAGGTTATTTTTGTAAATTATTTAAAGAATATACAGGTGATACGCCCAAGCAATACCGGATAAAAATGACGCGCTATGAAACCAAATAA
- a CDS encoding FAD-dependent monooxygenase produces the protein MTEHIDIDVLVAGAGPTGSTLAADLLRRGLRVRVVDKAPHAFKGSRAKGVQPRTQEVFEDLGVLGEALAEGGPYPLAGFHLGPFIVPWRMQQQNRPTLSVPYPNIVMLPQHRTDAILHRLLDRLGLRIEFGMAVEGFEQDTDGVMTTLSSGEKVRSRYLVGADGGSSAVRKASGIRFVGETNDSDRMLIIDGSIDGLSRKRWHIWPRTHGKTVGACPLPHTDQFQVMIRLTPGETPDLDEANLASQFRTLTGFRLRDIIWTSVFRPNVRLAEHYRVGNVFLAGDAAHVHTPAGGQGLNTGVQDAYNLGWKLGQVIAGAPDSLLDSYEAERQPIAARVLGKSSELYASLSKHRISGLKRGDEERQLKLSYHGGLLAPADAPSTKTLHVGDRAPDAPCTGPSGERRLFDVYQGPHFTLLAFGDTAVAILPKLSWPTGGAELHRYAVGTKDSVEHACLNDSTGSLISIYGITGDTLVLIRPDGYIGSIITTDWLGAFDNVARSLTPQKSRAAHSI, from the coding sequence TTGACAGAACATATCGACATTGACGTACTCGTGGCCGGTGCGGGTCCGACGGGTTCTACGCTGGCGGCGGACCTGCTGCGGCGCGGCCTTCGCGTCCGAGTGGTTGACAAGGCGCCGCACGCCTTTAAGGGTTCTCGTGCGAAGGGAGTCCAGCCGCGCACCCAGGAGGTCTTCGAAGACCTCGGCGTACTGGGCGAGGCTCTTGCAGAGGGCGGCCCTTACCCGCTCGCGGGCTTCCATCTTGGACCGTTCATAGTGCCGTGGCGGATGCAGCAGCAGAACAGACCGACCTTGAGCGTGCCGTATCCGAACATTGTAATGCTGCCTCAACACCGTACCGACGCCATCTTGCACCGCCTGCTCGACCGACTCGGGCTGCGCATCGAGTTCGGCATGGCGGTGGAGGGTTTCGAACAAGATACTGATGGCGTGATGACGACACTCTCATCCGGAGAGAAGGTCCGCAGCCGGTATCTGGTCGGGGCCGACGGAGGCTCGAGCGCTGTCCGCAAGGCTTCGGGTATTCGGTTTGTCGGAGAGACCAACGATTCCGACCGAATGCTCATCATCGACGGGTCGATCGACGGTCTTTCACGCAAGCGGTGGCACATATGGCCACGCACGCACGGCAAAACGGTCGGAGCCTGCCCGCTGCCCCACACCGACCAGTTCCAGGTCATGATTCGGCTGACGCCGGGCGAGACGCCTGATCTGGACGAAGCCAATCTGGCTTCCCAGTTCCGCACGCTCACTGGTTTCCGGCTCCGCGACATCATCTGGACCTCGGTGTTCCGGCCCAACGTCCGGCTTGCCGAGCACTACCGGGTGGGCAACGTCTTCCTGGCGGGGGATGCCGCCCACGTCCACACGCCTGCCGGCGGGCAGGGCCTCAACACCGGTGTGCAAGACGCCTACAACCTCGGCTGGAAACTCGGCCAGGTCATCGCAGGCGCACCCGATAGCCTCCTCGACAGCTACGAGGCCGAACGGCAACCGATTGCCGCGCGGGTCCTCGGCAAGTCGAGCGAGCTTTACGCCAGTCTCAGCAAGCACCGTATCTCCGGCCTTAAGCGCGGAGACGAGGAGCGACAGCTTAAACTTTCGTACCACGGCGGGTTACTCGCTCCCGCAGATGCGCCATCGACCAAGACCCTGCATGTGGGCGACCGCGCACCTGATGCGCCGTGCACCGGGCCCAGCGGGGAACGACGTTTGTTCGATGTGTATCAGGGGCCACACTTCACGCTGCTGGCTTTCGGTGACACCGCCGTTGCGATACTCCCCAAGCTGAGCTGGCCGACTGGCGGCGCAGAACTGCACCGATACGCTGTCGGTACCAAGGACAGCGTCGAGCACGCTTGCCTCAATGACAGCACTGGCAGTCTGATCAGCATTTACGGTATAACCGGCGACACGTTGGTCCTGATTCGCCCAGACGGTTACATCGGAAGCATCATCACTACCGACTGGCTGGGAGCTTTCGACAATGTGGCTAGGAGCTTAACCCCGCAAAAATCCAGAGCTGCCCATTCGATTTAG
- a CDS encoding sensor histidine kinase, with translation MRRRISLPLKLFFIVFAFVLSCIILISQLSYRYVQKEIRTNDMYYTKQILDKVDQYLAVNFSSFQTILFSVETSVKANITNTEVIQKQLRELYELNSNYVSDIYLIKSDLSILGGSMPTRIFDEPLADRKPLFDAADKNKRTTFVSDPYKSKYSGWTVTMVRYLNGSPSPMAIAVDLDLNAIEETLFKINKQEQMNLALITLSGKIIAGFSENRGPLNIQDHTFAIGETSAREILDTTGTSLQLHTKDGMPVSILKKQTEKFNWSIISINDESRLEAALSRLETYYIGLLVAGLLLSLFISFFIAKYIRNPLYALKTKMKRVEQGDLTTTMTINRNDEFGDLSRASDRMLQQIVELIRRAELHNELERKLEIQVLQSQINPHFLYNTLGSISNVIRLGQIEKVDVVIGSLISLLEYGIADASEKVSLRQELQNVSDYIAIQNIRYNRHFDLIENIEEGLMDFPVFRMLLQPIVENSIFHGYNGGGIEGSITIHAYREGDIVMIEVVDQGEGIPADRITYILDSEPSDISVKRKRIGLNNIHGRIRLHYGEQFGLQIISIPHEITRVRAIFPAGMFKGDA, from the coding sequence ATGCGAAGAAGAATCAGCTTGCCCTTAAAACTATTTTTTATCGTGTTTGCGTTTGTATTAAGCTGCATCATCTTGATAAGCCAATTGTCCTATCGCTATGTCCAGAAGGAAATTAGGACCAATGACATGTATTACACAAAACAAATACTGGATAAAGTCGACCAGTATTTGGCGGTTAATTTTTCCTCTTTCCAGACGATCCTGTTCTCAGTCGAAACATCGGTGAAAGCAAATATTACGAATACGGAAGTGATTCAAAAGCAATTAAGAGAACTGTATGAGCTCAATAGTAATTACGTCAGTGACATTTACTTGATCAAAAGCGATTTATCCATTCTAGGCGGAAGTATGCCCACGCGAATTTTCGATGAACCTTTGGCAGACCGAAAACCTTTGTTTGATGCAGCCGACAAGAACAAAAGGACTACATTTGTCAGTGATCCTTATAAATCCAAGTATTCCGGCTGGACCGTTACGATGGTTCGCTATCTGAACGGGTCTCCGTCTCCGATGGCCATCGCGGTAGATTTGGACCTCAATGCTATTGAAGAAACCTTATTCAAGATTAATAAACAAGAGCAAATGAATCTGGCTCTGATCACCCTATCTGGCAAAATTATTGCCGGATTTTCAGAAAATAGAGGGCCTCTGAATATTCAAGATCATACATTTGCAATCGGGGAAACGTCGGCGAGAGAAATTCTAGATACTACGGGAACTAGCCTTCAACTGCATACTAAGGATGGCATGCCTGTCTCTATTCTGAAGAAACAGACGGAGAAATTCAATTGGTCCATCATCTCGATCAACGATGAATCTCGCTTAGAAGCTGCGTTGTCCAGATTGGAAACCTATTATATCGGGCTTCTAGTCGCAGGTCTTCTTTTAAGTCTGTTCATTTCCTTTTTTATTGCCAAATATATAAGAAATCCGCTCTATGCGCTCAAAACAAAAATGAAGCGGGTGGAGCAAGGCGATCTGACAACGACAATGACGATAAACCGAAACGATGAATTCGGCGATCTTTCCCGAGCTTCCGACCGTATGCTTCAGCAAATTGTGGAACTGATTCGGCGAGCGGAGCTTCATAACGAACTTGAGCGAAAGCTGGAAATCCAAGTGCTGCAATCGCAAATAAATCCTCATTTTCTGTATAATACGCTTGGCTCTATCAGCAATGTCATACGTCTTGGACAAATAGAGAAAGTAGATGTTGTGATCGGATCTCTCATTTCATTATTGGAATACGGGATAGCCGACGCTTCGGAGAAAGTTTCACTGCGTCAGGAATTGCAAAATGTATCGGACTATATCGCGATCCAAAACATCCGTTATAACAGGCACTTTGACTTGATTGAGAATATCGAAGAGGGGTTAATGGATTTCCCCGTATTCCGGATGCTGCTCCAGCCCATTGTGGAGAATAGCATCTTCCATGGCTATAACGGAGGGGGAATCGAAGGTTCGATTACTATTCATGCCTACAGGGAGGGCGATATCGTCATGATTGAAGTCGTTGATCAAGGCGAAGGAATTCCAGCGGATCGAATAACGTATATCCTAGATTCTGAACCGAGTGATATATCGGTAAAAAGGAAAAGAATCGGGCTGAACAATATTCATGGTCGAATAAGGCTTCACTATGGCGAACAATTCGGGCTCCAAATCATAAGCATACCGCATGAAATCACCCGTGTTCGCGCAATATTCCCGGCAGGTATGTTTAAAGGAGATGCATGA
- a CDS encoding ABC transporter permease, which translates to MQAKLAADAIPFPKKRNSWIRTIQKYKVMYALLLPALIYFAVFKYIPMAGIIIAFKNYNLALGLWDSPWVGLKNFKDFINGVYFWDIMRNTILISLYKLLFGFSAPIILALLLNEVYTQWFKKIVQTITYLPHFLSWVIVYGLMVALLAPGDGLFNMILKENGMGPISFLTEPAWGRLLVILSEIWKDIGWGAILYLAALAGIDPSQYEAARIDGASKLRQLWHVTLPGIRGVIILMLILKLSHILDAGFDQIFMFANSFNQEKIDIIDTWVYREGLERLKIGLATAVGLFKAVIGFILVLAANKLAKKFDGQIW; encoded by the coding sequence ATGCAAGCGAAATTGGCAGCCGACGCCATTCCCTTCCCCAAAAAGCGGAACTCATGGATAAGGACGATACAAAAGTATAAAGTGATGTATGCTCTTTTATTACCGGCATTAATTTACTTTGCTGTATTCAAATACATTCCAATGGCGGGAATCATTATTGCTTTTAAAAACTACAATCTGGCTTTGGGACTATGGGACAGCCCATGGGTGGGATTGAAAAATTTCAAAGATTTTATTAATGGCGTTTATTTCTGGGACATCATGAGGAATACGATTCTTATATCGCTGTATAAGCTATTGTTCGGTTTCTCCGCTCCTATCATACTTGCTCTGCTGCTGAATGAAGTTTATACGCAATGGTTCAAGAAAATTGTACAAACGATCACTTATTTACCTCATTTTCTGTCATGGGTTATCGTTTATGGACTGATGGTGGCCTTACTAGCCCCCGGTGATGGCCTGTTTAATATGATTTTGAAGGAAAATGGTATGGGGCCCATCTCGTTTCTGACGGAACCTGCTTGGGGCAGACTGCTGGTCATCTTATCTGAAATATGGAAGGATATTGGATGGGGAGCGATATTGTACCTTGCCGCATTAGCGGGAATCGATCCAAGCCAATATGAAGCGGCACGAATTGATGGCGCTTCCAAGTTGAGACAGCTATGGCATGTCACCTTACCCGGCATTCGAGGGGTCATTATTCTCATGTTGATCCTTAAGTTGAGTCACATTTTGGACGCAGGTTTTGATCAAATATTCATGTTTGCCAACAGCTTTAATCAGGAGAAGATCGATATTATCGACACATGGGTATATCGTGAAGGGTTGGAGCGACTGAAGATTGGCTTGGCTACTGCAGTGGGATTATTTAAAGCTGTCATCGGATTTATATTGGTTCTGGCTGCGAACAAGCTCGCCAAAAAATTCGATGGGCAAATTTGGTGA
- a CDS encoding carbohydrate ABC transporter permease: MINLTIGEKVWQAAVYMILIVLSLLCLLPFLYVVAVSVTPESEVLRRGIVIIPESFTFTAYKEVFISHGIGQAYKITLFRTIVGTALNVFFTIIAAYPLSKKYLPGRKPILLFIVFTMMFSGGLIPSYLLIRSLGLLDSPWVLIIPQLISAFNLVIIKGFFEQLPAEIEESARVDGASELQSLWRIILPLSLPVLATVSLFYAVGHWNSYFDAIVYLNDSNLMPLQVVLRNILLNVATQNADSLANSGTVSQFAVQMAAVVVTTVPILIVYPFMQKHFTKGVLMGSIKG; encoded by the coding sequence ATGATTAATCTGACTATCGGGGAAAAAGTATGGCAAGCAGCCGTTTATATGATTCTTATTGTGCTATCCCTACTTTGTTTGCTTCCCTTCCTATATGTGGTTGCTGTATCCGTGACGCCAGAATCGGAAGTGTTGAGAAGAGGAATTGTTATTATACCAGAATCCTTTACTTTTACAGCCTATAAAGAAGTATTCATCTCTCATGGTATAGGGCAGGCGTATAAAATTACGTTGTTTCGAACGATTGTAGGCACAGCGCTTAATGTGTTTTTTACAATCATAGCAGCTTATCCATTATCCAAGAAATATTTACCTGGCCGCAAACCAATTTTACTATTCATTGTGTTTACTATGATGTTTAGCGGAGGGTTAATTCCGTCGTATTTGTTAATTCGCTCTCTGGGATTGCTAGACAGTCCGTGGGTATTGATTATACCGCAGCTCATTAGTGCATTTAATCTAGTGATCATTAAAGGCTTTTTCGAGCAATTGCCTGCTGAAATCGAGGAATCGGCGAGGGTAGACGGCGCAAGTGAACTTCAGTCGTTATGGCGGATCATATTACCGCTTTCCTTGCCCGTTCTTGCCACCGTTTCCTTATTTTATGCCGTGGGGCATTGGAACAGTTATTTCGATGCGATTGTTTATTTGAATGACTCGAACTTGATGCCGCTTCAAGTCGTTTTGCGCAACATTCTGCTTAACGTCGCTACACAAAACGCTGATTCGCTTGCCAATTCCGGAACGGTTAGCCAGTTCGCTGTGCAAATGGCAGCTGTGGTCGTGACGACGGTTCCGATATTAATCGTTTATCCTTTTATGCAGAAACATTTTACAAAGGGTGTACTTATGGGATCGATTAAGGGTTAA